CGCCGCGCGTGCGCCGCCGCCCACGCGCCCGCGCAGGACGTCCACCACCTTCCGGGCGTTGTCGTCGCGCTCGCCGCCTGCGAGATCCTCCGCCGGGAACTCAGGCCAGCCCAGCGCCTCGCGCGGATCGAAGCGGCCTTCGGTGATCTCGCCGCCTTGCAGCTCCAGGATGCGCGTGGGGCCCAGCGGGCTGATCTCGTCCATCCCCGGCTCGCCGTGCAGCACCAGCGCGCGCTCGTGCCCCAGCTCGCGCAGGGCGCCCGCGATCAGCTCCAGCAGCGCGGGGTCGGACACGCCCACGACCTGGCGGCGGGCGCCGGCGGGGTTGGTGACGGGGCCCAGGACGTTCATGATGGTGGGCATCCCCAGCTCGCGGCGGATGGGACCCACGTGGCGCATGGCGGGATGGTGCAGCGGCGCGAACATGAAGACGATGCCGCACTCCTCCAGCACGCGCGCCTCCCGCTCGGGCGACAGCTCCAGGCGCACGCCCAGCGCCTCCAGCACGTCGGCGGCACCC
The genomic region above belongs to Longimicrobiaceae bacterium and contains:
- the trpD gene encoding anthranilate phosphoribosyltransferase; the protein is GAADVLEALGVRLELSPEREARVLEECGIVFMFAPLHHPAMRHVGPIRRELGMPTIMNVLGPVTNPAGARRQVVGVSDPALLELIAGALRELGHERALVLHGEPGMDEISPLGPTRILELQGGEITEGRFDPREALGWPEFPAEDLAGGERDDNARKVVDVLRGRVGGGARAATVLNAGAAIYVAGLAPSLVEGIHAAEAALDAGAGWEKLRALREASQTA